The following coding sequences lie in one Posidoniimonas polymericola genomic window:
- a CDS encoding aldehyde dehydrogenase family protein, whose translation MIELPAIRWGEPYESLEVDEVSHFYTGEPIARVHTVGAGIIRRDAKKAKNARRALQAMSPAELIAKCRQAGELFESGTLTVGDSQQSPADFIQQQSATTGMPVSMCEANVSKNAFMLKNLEKVLECLTRGLDLNILARGYGEEGRGVTVSYAAQCDALGAVLPSNSPGVHTLWLPVVALQMGLVLKPGSSEPWTPYRVYSAMVEAGIPAEAFCLYPGAGAEIGGAILASCRRSMIFGGPQTIQQYEGNPRVQPHGPGYSKILLGDDCVDQWEDHLDMMAESVLKNGGRSCINCSSIYASRHTKEIAAALAERLGPIEVLPPEDPKAELAAFTIPGAGPAIWAALEADIKDPQTTHMTEKYGERLVEKSPVAYLRPVVLHCASPEAPAANKEYMFPAVSVVECPQNKMLSAIGTTLIGTAVTNDESFRADLIDSTDIDRLNLGPIPTPQVDWLQPHEGNLIEFLYRNRAVQVA comes from the coding sequence ATGATTGAGCTGCCAGCAATTCGTTGGGGCGAGCCCTACGAATCCCTCGAGGTTGACGAGGTCTCGCACTTCTACACCGGCGAGCCCATCGCCCGCGTGCACACGGTGGGCGCCGGCATCATCCGCCGCGACGCCAAAAAGGCCAAGAACGCCCGCCGGGCGCTGCAGGCGATGTCGCCGGCCGAGCTGATCGCCAAGTGCCGCCAGGCGGGCGAGCTGTTCGAGTCGGGCACGCTGACGGTCGGCGACTCGCAGCAGAGCCCGGCCGACTTCATCCAGCAGCAGTCGGCCACCACCGGCATGCCGGTCAGCATGTGCGAGGCGAACGTCTCGAAGAACGCCTTCATGCTGAAGAACCTGGAGAAGGTGCTCGAGTGCCTGACCCGCGGCCTGGACCTGAACATCCTGGCCCGCGGTTACGGCGAGGAGGGCCGCGGGGTCACGGTGAGCTACGCCGCGCAGTGCGACGCGCTCGGCGCCGTGCTCCCCAGCAACTCGCCCGGCGTGCACACGCTGTGGCTGCCGGTCGTCGCCCTGCAGATGGGCCTGGTGCTCAAGCCGGGCTCATCGGAACCGTGGACCCCCTACCGGGTTTACTCTGCTATGGTCGAGGCCGGCATCCCCGCCGAGGCGTTCTGCTTGTACCCGGGCGCGGGAGCCGAGATAGGCGGCGCGATCCTGGCGAGCTGCCGCCGCAGCATGATCTTCGGCGGGCCCCAGACGATCCAGCAGTACGAGGGCAACCCCCGGGTGCAGCCGCACGGCCCCGGCTACAGCAAGATCCTCCTTGGCGACGACTGCGTCGACCAGTGGGAGGACCACCTCGACATGATGGCCGAAAGCGTGCTCAAGAACGGCGGTCGCAGCTGCATCAACTGCAGCAGCATCTACGCCTCGCGGCACACCAAGGAGATCGCCGCGGCGCTCGCCGAGCGGCTCGGGCCGATCGAGGTCCTCCCGCCCGAGGACCCCAAGGCAGAGCTGGCGGCGTTCACGATCCCCGGCGCCGGCCCGGCCATCTGGGCCGCGCTCGAGGCCGACATCAAGGACCCCCAAACCACGCACATGACCGAGAAGTACGGCGAGCGGCTGGTCGAGAAGTCGCCGGTCGCCTACCTGCGGCCGGTCGTGCTGCACTGCGCCAGCCCCGAGGCGCCGGCCGCCAACAAGGAGTACATGTTCCCGGCGGTCAGCGTGGTCGAGTGCCCGCAGAACAAGATGCTGTCGGCAATCGGCACGACCCTGATCGGCACCGCGGTGACCAACGACGAGTCGTTCCGCGCCGACCTGATCGACTCCACCGACATCGACCGCCTGAACCTCGGCCCGATCCCGACCCCGCAGGTCGACTGGCTGCAGCCGCACGAGGGCAACCTGATTGAGTTCCTGTACCGCAACCGCGCGGTGCAGGTAGCGTAG
- a CDS encoding coproporphyrinogen-III oxidase family protein: MAESTKTDVGSYFISNYPPFSQWSTDHVPEIEAAMASPPADVPLGLYLHIPFCRKRCKFCYFKVFTDKNAENIERYLAALSREIELVSQQPVMGERPFRFVYFGGGTPSYLSSRQLNRLVDRLRANIDWSLAEEVTFECEPGTLSEAKVNTLREIGVTRLSLGVEHFTDAILEANGRAHLSAEVYKVYPWIQAAGFDSVNIDLIAGMVGETWETWRDAVKKALDMAPDSVTIYQMELPFNTVYSKDILGGQIETPVADWPLKREWVDWAFDQFTEQGYSVSSAYTMVKTPDVKFSYRDNLWRGSDLLATGIASFGHVGGVHYQNHPEWEEYCGNLEEGKLPLARALTITDHQALVREMILQLKKGWLDAGYFRDKFGVEITSLWEGAWKEFTDHGWLTVNGDRIELTRAGLLRVDGLLPAFFEAEHQGVRYT; this comes from the coding sequence ATGGCAGAATCCACCAAAACCGACGTCGGCAGCTACTTCATCAGCAACTACCCGCCGTTCTCACAGTGGTCGACCGACCACGTGCCCGAGATCGAGGCGGCCATGGCCAGCCCGCCCGCGGACGTGCCGCTGGGGCTGTACCTGCACATCCCGTTCTGCCGCAAGCGGTGCAAGTTCTGCTACTTCAAGGTGTTCACCGACAAGAACGCGGAGAACATCGAGCGGTACCTCGCCGCCCTGTCCCGCGAGATCGAGCTCGTCAGCCAGCAGCCGGTGATGGGCGAGCGGCCGTTCCGCTTCGTCTACTTCGGCGGCGGCACGCCGTCGTACCTGTCGAGCCGCCAGCTCAACCGGCTGGTCGACCGGCTGCGGGCGAACATCGACTGGTCGCTGGCCGAGGAGGTCACGTTCGAGTGCGAGCCCGGCACCCTCAGCGAGGCCAAGGTCAACACGCTCCGCGAGATCGGCGTCACGCGGCTGAGCCTCGGCGTCGAGCACTTCACCGACGCCATCCTCGAGGCCAACGGCCGCGCGCACCTGTCGGCCGAGGTGTACAAGGTCTACCCGTGGATCCAGGCCGCCGGCTTCGACAGCGTCAACATCGACCTGATCGCCGGCATGGTCGGCGAGACCTGGGAGACCTGGCGCGACGCCGTGAAGAAGGCGCTCGACATGGCGCCCGACAGCGTCACGATCTACCAGATGGAGCTGCCGTTCAACACCGTCTACTCGAAGGACATCCTCGGCGGCCAGATCGAGACCCCGGTCGCCGACTGGCCGCTCAAGCGTGAGTGGGTCGACTGGGCGTTCGACCAGTTTACCGAGCAGGGCTACTCGGTCAGCAGCGCCTACACCATGGTCAAGACGCCCGACGTGAAGTTCAGCTACCGCGACAACCTGTGGCGCGGCTCCGACCTGCTGGCCACCGGCATCGCCAGCTTCGGCCACGTCGGCGGGGTGCACTACCAGAACCACCCCGAGTGGGAAGAGTACTGCGGCAACCTCGAAGAGGGCAAGCTGCCGCTCGCTCGGGCGCTGACGATCACCGACCACCAGGCCCTCGTGCGGGAGATGATCCTGCAGCTCAAGAAGGGCTGGCTCGACGCCGGCTACTTCCGCGACAAGTTCGGCGTGGAGATCACGTCGCTGTGGGAGGGCGCCTGGAAGGAATTCACCGACCACGGCTGGCTGACGGTCAACGGCGACCGCATCGAGCTGACCCGCGCCGGCCTGCTGCGTGTCGACGGCCTGCTGCCGGCGTTCTTTGAGGCCGAGCACCAGGGCGTGCGGTACACGTAG
- a CDS encoding sodium:solute symporter, translated as MHIFNCLPLAAMGALDWGVIIIYFCIIGFVAWWYGRNQQDTDDFFLAGRNAGWVVIGASIFTSNIGSEHIVGLAGQGAATGMAMAHWELHAWVLILLAGIFVPFYYKSGVQTIPEFLEKRFNATTRLLLSLVSLVAYIFTKVSVTVYAGAIVFKALLPEIELDLGFVFLDAFWIGAFSTVILTGLYTVFGGMRAIMATATPQAVIILFGSFVITAIGLNRLSMGEGVVAGWGELVGAAKENADQFALWRPLSDPDFPWLGVLIASPIIGIWYWCTDQYIVQRTLAAKDLATARRGALFGGLLKVWPVLIFLIPGMIGWTLDKEFNRGADNPALAATYAPDASKEELAKSVADANVALRDVNLGEDENGARGFYIPRKLQKNADGQLAFAIDGDQVFPSLVSQLLPPGIRGLIVACLLSALMSSLASLFNSSAALFTVDVYEKIRPGMSQSHLLTVGRIATTVVVGAGIVWIPVMKAIAGGGLYQYLQSVQGYLAPPITAVFLLGLFWPRMNAAGATAALAIGFVLGMFKLTVQAMYGVEEGKISDPAWLASIGDFNFLYATGVLMLISIVVMIGVSLMTAAPTEEKTRGLTYGSIHHLAEDEISGSWDWGNKLLAGLILLCVGGMYVYFSFWLR; from the coding sequence ATGCACATCTTCAACTGCCTGCCGCTAGCCGCGATGGGGGCGCTCGACTGGGGCGTCATCATCATCTACTTCTGCATCATCGGGTTCGTGGCCTGGTGGTACGGGCGGAACCAGCAGGACACCGACGACTTTTTCTTGGCGGGCCGCAACGCCGGCTGGGTGGTGATTGGCGCGTCGATCTTCACGTCGAACATTGGCTCGGAGCACATTGTCGGCCTGGCGGGGCAGGGCGCCGCGACCGGCATGGCGATGGCCCACTGGGAGCTCCACGCGTGGGTGCTGATCCTGCTGGCCGGCATCTTTGTGCCGTTCTATTACAAGTCGGGCGTGCAGACGATCCCGGAGTTTCTTGAGAAACGTTTCAACGCCACGACCCGCCTGCTGCTGTCGCTGGTCTCGCTGGTGGCGTACATCTTCACCAAGGTGAGCGTCACGGTGTACGCCGGCGCCATCGTGTTCAAGGCGCTGTTGCCAGAGATCGAGCTCGACCTCGGCTTTGTGTTCCTCGACGCCTTCTGGATCGGCGCCTTCTCGACCGTCATCCTGACCGGTCTGTACACGGTGTTCGGCGGCATGCGGGCGATCATGGCGACCGCCACCCCGCAGGCGGTGATCATCCTGTTCGGCTCGTTTGTGATCACTGCCATCGGCCTCAACCGGCTGAGCATGGGAGAGGGCGTTGTCGCCGGCTGGGGCGAGTTGGTCGGCGCGGCCAAGGAGAACGCCGACCAGTTCGCGTTGTGGCGGCCGCTGTCCGACCCCGATTTCCCGTGGCTCGGCGTGCTGATCGCCTCGCCGATCATCGGCATCTGGTACTGGTGCACCGACCAGTACATCGTGCAGCGGACCCTGGCCGCCAAGGACCTGGCCACCGCCCGTCGCGGCGCCCTGTTCGGCGGCCTGCTGAAGGTCTGGCCGGTGCTGATCTTCCTGATCCCGGGCATGATCGGCTGGACGCTCGACAAGGAGTTCAACCGCGGCGCCGACAACCCGGCCCTGGCCGCAACCTACGCGCCGGACGCGTCGAAGGAGGAGCTCGCCAAATCGGTCGCCGACGCCAACGTCGCGCTCCGCGACGTCAACCTGGGCGAGGACGAGAACGGCGCCAGGGGCTTCTACATCCCCCGCAAGCTGCAGAAGAACGCCGACGGCCAGCTCGCCTTCGCCATCGACGGCGACCAGGTGTTCCCGTCGCTGGTGTCGCAGCTGCTGCCGCCCGGCATCCGCGGCCTGATTGTGGCCTGCCTGCTGTCGGCGCTGATGAGCTCGCTGGCGTCGCTGTTCAACTCGAGCGCCGCGTTGTTCACGGTGGACGTCTACGAGAAGATCCGGCCCGGCATGTCGCAGAGCCACCTGCTGACCGTGGGCCGCATCGCGACGACCGTGGTGGTCGGGGCGGGAATTGTTTGGATCCCGGTGATGAAGGCGATCGCCGGCGGCGGCCTGTACCAGTACCTGCAGAGCGTGCAGGGGTACCTCGCGCCGCCGATCACCGCGGTGTTCCTGCTCGGCTTGTTCTGGCCGCGGATGAACGCCGCCGGCGCCACCGCGGCCCTGGCGATCGGCTTCGTGCTCGGCATGTTCAAGCTCACCGTGCAGGCGATGTACGGCGTCGAAGAGGGGAAGATCAGCGACCCGGCGTGGCTCGCCTCGATCGGCGACTTCAACTTCCTCTACGCCACTGGCGTGCTGATGCTGATCAGCATCGTGGTGATGATCGGGGTCTCGTTGATGACCGCCGCGCCGACCGAAGAGAAGACCCGCGGCCTGACCTACGGCTCGATCCACCACCTGGCTGAGGACGAGATCTCCGGCAGCTGGGACTGGGGCAACAAGCTGCTGGCCGGCCTGATCCTGCTGTGCGTCGGCGGCATGTACGTGTACTTCAGCTTCTGGCTGCGGTAA
- a CDS encoding radical SAM protein encodes MTLPFREYTYLGNTQSLCPECLQVVPAKILDRRGRVYFRKRCPEHGVREDFVCSDSRWFDKPGYHTPARQPLQMAVEPSRGCPYDCGLCTEHEQHTCIGLLEITSACNLECPICFASSGPGGHHLTVEQCRAAIDHLVAAEGQAEILQLSGGEPTIHPQFFDICDYACSQPIDYVMVNTNGLRLARDRAFAERLAAQRHKVEIYLQFDGLEDSNYDALRDASLLEVKQQAVEVCGEVGLNVILVATLQAGVNADQIGPIVRYGMQRPSVTGVSFQPACYTGRHFLPADLEDRITFPDVLHSLEEQCGDVWRASDFTPLPCAHPNGHTLAYGYRSGSEVTPLARFVDIEQNLDLLSGGITFTRPRARQLIEQVMSRLTCGEGCGCGAVELGGVGGAEAGLVQIGQVGGQRGATPTPSPDLSPRGGEGVGVAAEFFERAMTERLTPANMFRITTTSFMDAYNFDVRQLMKSCVHFVLPTGHLIPFSAYNVLYREGHVPLPKLKPQEATV; translated from the coding sequence ATGACGCTCCCCTTCCGCGAATACACTTATCTCGGAAACACCCAGTCGCTCTGCCCGGAGTGCCTACAGGTGGTGCCGGCGAAGATCCTCGACCGCCGCGGCCGGGTCTACTTCCGCAAGCGGTGCCCCGAGCACGGCGTGCGGGAAGACTTTGTCTGCAGCGACTCCCGCTGGTTCGACAAGCCGGGCTACCACACGCCGGCGCGGCAGCCGCTGCAGATGGCGGTCGAGCCCAGCCGCGGCTGCCCCTACGACTGCGGGCTGTGCACCGAGCACGAGCAGCACACCTGCATCGGCCTGTTGGAGATTACCTCGGCGTGCAACCTCGAGTGCCCGATCTGCTTCGCGTCGAGCGGCCCCGGTGGCCATCACCTGACGGTCGAGCAGTGCCGCGCGGCGATTGACCATCTGGTCGCGGCCGAGGGCCAGGCCGAGATCCTGCAGCTGTCGGGCGGAGAGCCGACTATCCACCCGCAGTTCTTCGACATCTGCGACTACGCGTGCAGCCAGCCGATCGACTACGTGATGGTCAACACCAACGGCTTGCGGCTCGCCCGCGACCGGGCGTTCGCCGAGCGGCTCGCCGCGCAGCGGCACAAGGTTGAGATCTACCTGCAGTTCGACGGCCTCGAAGACTCGAACTACGACGCCCTGCGTGACGCCTCGCTGCTAGAAGTCAAGCAGCAGGCGGTCGAGGTGTGCGGCGAGGTCGGGCTGAACGTGATCCTGGTCGCCACGCTGCAGGCCGGCGTCAACGCCGACCAGATCGGCCCGATCGTCCGCTACGGGATGCAGCGCCCCAGCGTCACCGGCGTCAGCTTCCAGCCCGCCTGCTACACCGGGCGGCACTTCCTGCCGGCCGACCTCGAGGACCGCATCACCTTCCCCGATGTCTTGCACAGCCTGGAAGAGCAGTGCGGCGATGTGTGGCGAGCGTCCGACTTCACGCCGCTGCCGTGCGCGCACCCCAACGGGCACACACTGGCTTACGGCTACCGCAGCGGATCGGAAGTGACGCCGCTCGCGCGGTTTGTCGACATCGAGCAGAACCTCGACCTACTCTCCGGTGGCATCACCTTCACGCGGCCGCGGGCCAGGCAATTGATTGAGCAGGTGATGAGCCGGCTGACCTGTGGCGAGGGGTGTGGGTGTGGGGCCGTGGAGCTGGGGGGCGTTGGTGGGGCGGAGGCTGGCTTGGTGCAGATAGGACAGGTGGGGGGACAGCGAGGGGCGACCCCTACCCCCTCACCCGACCTCTCCCCCCGGGGGGGAGAGGGAGTTGGGGTGGCGGCGGAGTTTTTTGAGCGGGCGATGACCGAGCGGCTCACACCGGCCAACATGTTCCGCATCACGACGACCTCGTTCATGGACGCCTACAACTTCGACGTGCGGCAGCTGATGAAGAGCTGCGTCCACTTTGTGCTGCCGACTGGGCACCTGATCCCGTTCAGCGCGTACAACGTGCTGTACCGCGAAGGGCACGTGCCACTGCCGAAGCTGAAGCCGCAAGAGGCTACGGTGTAG
- a CDS encoding endonuclease domain-containing protein, translated as MYRDRNQRDFARKLRCEMTEEERLLWRGLQRRQLGGLKFRRQAAIGAYIVDFACFDRRIIVKLDGGQHNDPAKRQYGEQRSAWLRT; from the coding sequence ATGTACCGCGACCGCAACCAGCGCGATTTCGCCCGCAAGCTGCGTTGTGAGATGACCGAGGAAGAACGCCTGCTGTGGCGAGGCTTGCAGCGTCGGCAACTGGGTGGCCTGAAGTTCCGCCGCCAGGCGGCGATCGGCGCCTACATCGTTGACTTTGCTTGCTTCGACCGAAGAATTATTGTCAAGCTCGATGGAGGTCAGCACAACGATCCTGCCAAGCGGCAGTACGGTGAGCAACGGTCAGCGTGGCTACGAACGTAG
- a CDS encoding iron-containing alcohol dehydrogenase, with protein sequence MLPFDFHCPTRTLFGPGRIQELGDLVARLGARRAMVVSDPGIIQAGHTQRGVDHLQAAGFETLVFDGVQENPTTDNVDAGVAVAKDYRPDVIVAIGGGSSMDCAKGINFVYSCGGRMQDYWGVGKATAEMLPMAAVPTTSGTGSEAQSFALISDVETHAKMACGDKRAAFRLAILDPELTLTQPPMVTALTGIDAIAHTLETLVTKKRNQVSHAFSREAWRLLSQGFPRVISDPTDLQARGLMQQGASFAGFAIENSMLGAAHALANPLTATYGIVHGQAVGMMLPHVVSHNAAHCDDARSAYDVIDAGDAAGLATLLGRLLSEAGLASTLSELGVDRAKLPELATQAATQWTGNFNPVQMTADDYRALYEAAF encoded by the coding sequence ATGCTCCCCTTCGACTTCCACTGCCCCACCCGCACGCTCTTCGGCCCCGGACGGATCCAAGAGTTGGGTGATCTCGTCGCCCGGCTTGGCGCGCGGCGGGCGATGGTGGTCTCCGATCCCGGCATCATCCAGGCGGGGCACACCCAGCGGGGCGTCGACCACCTGCAGGCCGCCGGGTTCGAGACGCTCGTCTTTGACGGCGTGCAGGAGAACCCCACCACCGACAACGTCGACGCCGGTGTAGCGGTCGCCAAGGACTACCGGCCCGACGTGATTGTCGCGATCGGCGGCGGCAGCAGCATGGACTGCGCGAAGGGGATCAACTTCGTTTACTCGTGTGGCGGCCGGATGCAGGACTACTGGGGGGTCGGCAAGGCGACCGCCGAAATGCTGCCGATGGCGGCCGTGCCGACCACCTCCGGCACCGGCAGCGAGGCCCAATCGTTCGCCCTGATCTCCGACGTCGAGACCCACGCCAAGATGGCCTGCGGCGACAAGCGGGCCGCCTTCCGCCTGGCGATCCTCGACCCGGAGCTGACGCTCACGCAGCCGCCGATGGTCACCGCCCTAACGGGCATCGACGCCATCGCCCACACGCTCGAGACGCTCGTCACCAAGAAACGCAACCAGGTGTCGCACGCGTTCAGCCGCGAGGCGTGGCGGCTCCTCTCGCAGGGATTCCCGCGGGTGATCTCCGACCCGACCGATCTTCAGGCCCGTGGCCTGATGCAGCAGGGCGCGAGCTTCGCCGGGTTCGCGATCGAGAACTCGATGCTCGGCGCCGCGCACGCGCTGGCGAACCCGCTCACGGCGACCTACGGAATCGTCCACGGCCAGGCGGTCGGCATGATGCTGCCGCATGTTGTTTCGCACAACGCGGCCCACTGCGACGACGCCCGGTCGGCGTACGACGTGATTGACGCCGGCGACGCGGCGGGTCTGGCGACATTGCTCGGTCGTCTTCTTTCCGAGGCCGGCTTGGCGTCGACGCTGTCAGAGCTCGGCGTCGACCGCGCCAAGCTCCCCGAGCTCGCCACGCAGGCCGCCACGCAGTGGACCGGCAATTTTAATCCTGTCCAGATGACCGCTGACGACTACCGGGCGCTGTACGAGGCGGCGTTCTGA
- a CDS encoding aldo/keto reductase — MSAETFTLASGGQLPAIGLGLWKLEDEKLGPIVRRAIELGYRHFDSACDYGNEPAFGAALEQSLADGLCKREDLWITSKLWNTYHAPEHVRPAIERTLSDLKLDSLDLYLIHFPIAQQFVPFDKRYPPGWFFDPEADEPAMEFDATPLHETWAAMESLVDAGLTRHIGVCNYNTALLHDLMNYARIRPDVLQVELHPLLTQERLVRFARERDITVTAFSPLGSPSYVPLGMAGEGESLLDHSTVKEIAARHSKSPAQVLLRWGVQRGTAVIPKTSNPERLEEDFAIFDFELTADQMQRIAELNQNRRFNDPGTFCEDAFNTFCPIYD, encoded by the coding sequence ATGTCAGCAGAAACCTTCACTCTGGCCAGCGGCGGGCAGCTCCCGGCGATTGGCCTCGGACTCTGGAAACTTGAAGACGAGAAGCTCGGCCCGATCGTACGCCGGGCAATCGAGCTCGGCTACCGGCACTTCGACAGCGCGTGCGACTACGGCAACGAGCCCGCCTTCGGCGCGGCGCTCGAGCAGTCGCTGGCCGACGGGCTGTGTAAGCGGGAGGACCTCTGGATCACCTCCAAGCTGTGGAACACCTACCACGCGCCGGAGCACGTCCGGCCCGCCATCGAGCGGACGCTGTCCGACCTGAAACTCGACTCGCTCGACCTGTACCTGATCCACTTCCCGATCGCGCAGCAGTTTGTGCCGTTCGACAAGCGGTACCCGCCCGGCTGGTTCTTCGACCCGGAAGCCGACGAGCCCGCCATGGAGTTCGACGCGACCCCCCTGCACGAGACCTGGGCCGCCATGGAGTCGCTCGTCGACGCCGGGCTGACCCGGCACATCGGCGTCTGCAACTACAACACGGCCCTGCTGCACGACCTGATGAACTACGCCCGCATCCGGCCCGACGTGCTGCAGGTGGAGCTGCACCCGCTGCTGACGCAGGAGCGGCTGGTCCGCTTCGCCCGCGAACGCGACATCACGGTCACCGCGTTCAGCCCGCTCGGCTCGCCGTCGTACGTGCCGCTGGGGATGGCGGGCGAGGGGGAGTCGCTGCTGGACCACAGCACGGTCAAGGAGATCGCCGCCCGGCACAGCAAGTCGCCGGCCCAGGTGCTGCTGCGGTGGGGCGTGCAGCGCGGCACGGCCGTGATCCCCAAGACGTCCAACCCGGAGCGGCTGGAGGAGGACTTCGCGATCTTCGACTTCGAGCTCACCGCCGACCAGATGCAGCGGATCGCCGAGCTCAACCAGAACCGCCGCTTCAACGACCCCGGGACGTTCTGCGAGGACGCGTTCAACACGTTCTGCCCGATCTACGATTGA
- a CDS encoding DUF456 domain-containing protein: MSEATPPPHDDEPNPYQSPQADDSPAAGEAPSGAFESLYMAVALGATLVGVAISPGVGILIGLVAIPVMIRSLMLFRGRERRGLATSRGKKVGFIASSTMAAIGIYLMLTAFFAAWLFFGFYSGIVAVCGSGPRETPLNVTLFLLLGLGALLTGGWLSLKVIRTRWQEDVEAEDKAANRPPD, from the coding sequence ATGAGCGAAGCCACACCGCCGCCCCACGACGACGAGCCGAACCCGTACCAGTCGCCGCAGGCGGACGACTCGCCCGCTGCGGGCGAGGCCCCCTCGGGGGCGTTTGAATCGCTGTATATGGCCGTCGCGCTCGGCGCGACACTGGTCGGGGTCGCGATCTCGCCGGGCGTCGGGATCCTGATCGGGCTGGTGGCGATCCCGGTGATGATCCGCTCGCTGATGCTGTTTCGCGGTCGGGAGCGGCGGGGGCTCGCGACCTCCCGTGGCAAGAAGGTTGGGTTCATCGCCAGCTCGACGATGGCGGCGATCGGGATCTACCTCATGCTGACGGCGTTCTTTGCCGCGTGGCTGTTCTTTGGGTTCTACTCGGGGATTGTGGCGGTTTGTGGCAGCGGTCCGCGGGAAACGCCGCTGAACGTGACGCTGTTCTTGCTGCTCGGCCTGGGCGCGTTGTTGACCGGCGGCTGGCTGAGCTTGAAGGTCATCCGAACGCGTTGGCAGGAAGACGTAGAGGCAGAGGACAAGGCGGCGAATCGCCCGCCAGACTAG
- a CDS encoding outer membrane protein assembly factor BamB family protein yields the protein MAGTGASSAKLPAEPELLWEYKADDAFEATPVSVGGVAYIADAGGAVHAIRVADGQQVWTKAFDDAIFISSAAVEGDKLIVADIDGLVRCLSTKDGAELWQADADAEVNAGPTIYQGAALVTTEAGALLAFHLASGEKQWEFSIDAPLRCSPTVAEGRILLAGCDAKLHAIDASTHKETGSVDIGSQTGNSAASLGGRAYFGTEGGAFYAMDAKDQLAEAWQFNNPSRASGIRTAAAVAENAVVYATQAKEVFALNPADGQPLWDVPTRSRVEASPVIVGDRVVVATSRGRLLLLDLATGDESWQYNAGGSFIAPAAVVGNKLLIANDDGVVYCFGAKSP from the coding sequence TTGGCCGGCACGGGCGCGTCGAGTGCCAAGCTGCCGGCCGAGCCGGAGCTGCTGTGGGAGTACAAGGCCGACGACGCGTTCGAGGCGACGCCGGTCTCGGTGGGCGGGGTCGCCTACATCGCCGACGCCGGCGGCGCCGTGCACGCGATCCGTGTCGCCGACGGCCAGCAGGTGTGGACCAAGGCCTTCGACGACGCCATCTTTATCTCCTCGGCGGCGGTCGAAGGGGACAAGCTGATCGTCGCCGACATCGACGGCCTGGTCCGCTGCCTGTCGACCAAGGACGGCGCGGAGCTCTGGCAGGCCGACGCCGACGCCGAGGTCAACGCCGGGCCGACGATCTACCAGGGCGCCGCGCTGGTCACTACCGAGGCCGGCGCACTGCTCGCCTTCCACTTGGCGAGCGGCGAGAAGCAGTGGGAGTTCTCGATCGACGCGCCGCTGCGGTGCTCGCCGACCGTCGCCGAGGGCCGCATCCTGCTGGCCGGCTGCGACGCCAAGCTGCACGCGATCGACGCGTCGACCCACAAAGAAACGGGCAGCGTCGACATCGGCTCGCAGACCGGCAACAGCGCCGCCTCGCTCGGCGGCCGCGCGTACTTCGGCACCGAGGGGGGCGCGTTCTACGCGATGGACGCCAAGGATCAGCTCGCCGAGGCGTGGCAGTTCAACAACCCCAGCCGGGCGTCCGGCATCCGCACCGCGGCCGCGGTCGCAGAGAACGCGGTCGTCTACGCGACGCAGGCCAAGGAGGTGTTCGCGCTCAACCCGGCCGACGGCCAGCCGCTGTGGGACGTCCCCACGCGGAGCCGCGTCGAGGCCTCGCCGGTGATTGTCGGCGACCGCGTCGTGGTGGCCACCAGCCGCGGCCGCCTGCTGCTGCTCGACCTCGCCACCGGCGACGAGTCGTGGCAGTACAACGCCGGCGGCTCGTTCATCGCCCCGGCGGCGGTGGTCGGCAACAAGTTGCTGATCGCCAACGACGACGGCGTGGTGTACTGCTTCGGGGCGAAGAGTCCCTAG